The DNA region GGTTGCCGCCCGGGGCTCCCAGTTTCAGAAGAAGCTTCCCGGGGCGCTGTCCGCCCGCCGCGGCTACGGCTCGTCGCCGTCCTCGGCGTCATCATGCTCGTCCGGGTCCCATTCCGGCGAATCGGGGTCGTAGTCGATCACCTCGCTGCTCCACGAGGCCTGGGTCAGCTCCACGCCGGGGACGTTCCCCAGGAGGTCGACGGGGTCCACGAGGTAGGCGAGCGCCTCCGCGTCGTCCTCCTTCACGGCGGCCTGGGCATGCGCCCGCTCGTCGTCCGGCATGTACGCGTCCTGGGCGATGCGCCCGAGCGCGGTGGAGCGCAGGTCCTCGGGACCGTCCACCTCGACCACCAATTCGACGCGCAGTCGCACAAAGCGTGATGTCTCGTCCGTACTCATACGCCGGAGCGTACGGCCCGTGACCGTCGTGGCTTTCCCGCGACCCGCGCCTTTCACTAGCATCGCCCCAGACGGCCAATTCGCCAGCTCCACAAGGGGGATCCGTTTCCCGTGATCGCACGTCGACCGCTGCTGACCGCAGCCGCAGCCGGGGCCCTGCTCGGCGCCCTGTGGTTCGTCCCCTCCGCGAAGGCGACCGCCTCGCCGGGCACGCCCGGCGACCTCCCGCGCCACTCGACGAGCTCGACACACGAGACAGCCCACGCCGACGGCCGCCTGGCCGAATCCGGCGGCATCGACACGACTCCGTACGTGGCCGGGGGCACGGCCTTCCTGGGCCTGGGGGCGGGGTTCGTCCTGTACTCGGTGCGCCGGGAGCGGGCGGAGATGTTCTGAGGGCGGGCTGAGCCCTCGCCTGGCCCTTGCCGGGCTTGGTGGGCTTGTTGGGCTTGTTGGGCTTGCTGGGCTTGCTGGGCTTGCTGGGCTTGCTGGGCTTGCTGGGCTTGCTGGGCTTGCTGGGCTTGTCGAGTCTGCTGGGTCCGCTGGCTCTGCTGAGCGCGTACGCGCGTGGCCCCGGCTCCGGTTCGTCCGGAGCCGGGGCCACGCGTCGTCAGCGCGTCGTCCTGAGGTCAGGCCAGCGGTCCCGTCACCTGCTCCACGGCCGCGACGAGCCGCCCCTCGCGGACGAAGGTGTCGGCGGCCTCCAGGTCCGGGGCCAGGAAGCGGTCGGGTCCCGGGCCCTCTACGCCCGCCTTGCGGACGGCCTCGATGGCGGCGCGGCTGGCGGGGGCGGGGGTCAGGCCCGTGCGCAGCTCGATCGCGCGGGTGGCGGCGTACAGCTCCACGGCGATGATCCGGTTGAGGTTGGCCACGGCCGTACGCAGCTTGCGCGCGGCCGACCAGCCCATGGAGACGTGGTCCTCCTGCATCGCCGAGGACGGGATGGAGTCGACGGAGGCCGGGACGGCGAGCCGCTTCATCTCGCTCACCAGAGCCGCCTGCGTGTACTGGGCGATCATCAGGCCCGAGTCGACGCCCGCGTCGTCCGCGAGGAACGGCGGCAGGCCGTGGCTGCGGTTCTTGTCGAGCAGCCGGTCGGTGCGGCGCTCGGCGATCGAGCCGAGGTCGGCGGCGGCGATGGCGAGGAAGTCCAGGACGTACGCCACGGGGGCGCCGTGGAAATTGCCGTTGGACTCGACACGACCTCCCCCAGTGCCGAAAGCCTGGGAGGTGCCCCCAGGCAGCACCACGGGGTTGTCGACGGCGGACGCCAGCTCGCGCTCGGCGACCGTACGGGCGTGCGCGAGGGTGTCCCGGCCCGCGCCCGCGACCTGCGGGGCGCAACGCACCGAGTACGCGTCCTGCACGCGGGGCGCGTCGTCCTGGTGATGGCCCGTCAGGCCCGAACTGGCGAGGACTGCCAGCATGTTGGCGGCCGACGCGGACTGGCCCGGGTGCGGGCGAATGGCGTGCAGCTCGGGGGCGAGGACCTTGTCGGTGCCGAGCAGCGCCTCCAGGCTGAGGGCGGCGGTGACGTCGGCGGACTTGTACAGCGTGTCGAGGTCGGCGAGGGCCATGACCAGCATGCCGAGCATGCCGTCGGTGCCGTTGAGGAGGGCGAGGCCTTCCTTCTCACGCAGTTCGACGGGGGTGATGCCGTGCGCGGCGAGCAGTTCGCCCGCGGGCTTCAGCTCTCCGTCCGGGCCCTCGGCCTCGCCCTCGCCCATCAGGGTCAGGGCACAGTGGCTGAGCGGGGCGAGGTCGCCGGAGCAGCCGAGGGAGCCGTACTCGTGGACGACCGGGGTGATGCCGGCGTTCAGGATGTCGGCCATGGTCTGCGCGACCTCGGGGCGGACGCCGGTGTGGCCCGAGCAGACCGTCTTCAGGCGCAGGAACATCAGCGCGCGCACGACCTCGCGCTCCACCCGCGGGCCCATGCCGGCCGCGTGCGAGCGGACGATGTTTCGCTGCAGCTGGGCGCGGAGGTCCGGGCCGATGTGCCGGGTGGCGAGGGCGCCGAAGCCGGTGCTGACGCCGTAGACGGGGTCCGGCTTGGCCGCGAGCGCGTCCACGATCTCGCGGGCCGCGGCGAGGGCGGTGACGGCGTCCTCGCCGAGTTCGACGCGTGCGTTGTGGCGTGCGACGGCTACGACGTCCTCTGCGGTTGTGCCGGTGGTTCCCAGCACCACGGTCTGCATATCCATATTCAGGGAGCCTACGCACTGAATCGCCTCGTGTCACGAGTCCGTCTGCTCCGGCTGTCCCCGCCCGCTCCGCGGCGGGGTGTCCCCACCCGCCCGCCCGTTTCCAGTCGGCCGCGGGCCCCTGGCCGCCAGTGGCACGGCCGGTCCGTCGGCGGCTGCGGGCCGTCCGTTCTATCGCCGCTCCGCGGCGAGATCCCCCACCCGCCCACCCGTTTCCAGTCGGCCGCCGCCCCCTGGCCGCCAGTGCCACAGCCGGTCCCTCGGCGACTGCGGGCCGTCCGTCGTTCCGCCGCTCCGCGGCGAGGCCCCCAGCTGCCCGCCCGCCCGTTTCCAGCCCACGGCAGGCTGCCGGCCGCCAGTGCCACGACCAGTCGCTCGGCGGCTGCAGCCCGTCAGTGCCCAGCCCGGCCTTCGGCAGCTACGCGTCGCCAGCCCCCCGCTGTGGGCAGCTGGGCCCCGTGCCGGCCAGAGCGCCCCCGCCTACCTCCCGCGGAAGCGTCGCCGCTCGGCCGCGCCCGCTCCCGCGGGCCGGGCCGAATCGGCGAGGGTGATCACCGCGTCCTCGCCGCCCGCAGCGCCCTCCCGCCCCGCCACCACCGGCTTGGCCGCCCCCGCGGCCTTCGCCCGGTACTGGGCCGCGTCCGCGAGGCGGAACAGGCGCCGAGCCGACCGCACCGCCCCGATCGGGTCCCCGGTCGACGCCACGCCGCAGGCGACCCCGTCCCCGAGCTCCAACTCGTCCGCCCGCACGCACAGTTCGTCGGCGACCCGCACCACCTCGTCCGCCGACGGCCCCACCGAGAGCAGACAGAACTCGTCCCCGCCGAGCCGCGCGGCCAGCGCCCCCGGCAACATCGCCCCGCACAGCGACAACACCGACCCGAACCGTTCCAGCAGCCGGTCCCCCACCGCGTGCCCGAGGGTGTCGTTGACTCGCTTGAGCCCGTTCAGGTCGCACACGACGAGGCTCACCACCGCCCCCTCGGCCCGGTGCCGCTCGACGGCCTCGTCGAGCCGCAGATCGACCGCGCGCCGGTTGGCGAGCCCGGTCAGGGAGTCCGTGAAGGCCAGCCGCCGCGCCTCCTCGAGGCGCTCGGTCTGGGCGATCCCGGCGGCGACGACAGCCGCGAGCACGGAGGCGAAGTCCGCGTCGCCCCGCTCGAAGACGTGCTCCCCGACGGGCCGGGCCACATACAGCTCGCCCCAGGCCCGCCCGTGCAGCACGACCGGCGCGACCACACAGCACCCGCGCCCGCGCCTGCGCAGCGCGGCCACCCGCTGGTGGCAGTAACCGGCACGCTCCCGGTCCCCGGGCCCACCCGCCGTCTCCACCCACGCGTGCGGCTCACCGCCCCCGGCCCACCGCTCGTGCAGGAACTCGGTGATCTCCGGGAACTGGTGCACGGGGTAGGCCTCACCATCGGGGAACTCCTCCTCCCCCGGGGCGCGTTCGCCGACGTTGGCGAGCACCCGCAGCCGACCGCGCTCCCGCTCCCAGACGGACAGCGCGGCGAAGCTCCCGCCCAGGGCGAGCAGCGCGCCCTGGGCGGCGGCCCGCCAGGACTCACGCGGAGTGTGCGCGGCGGCCATGCCCTGCGCCAGGGCCACTACGGCACGCAGCCGAATGTCCTCACCCATTGCTCCAGGTTACGGACATTTCACGCATAGAGAGATCCGGCGAATAAAATGGCACATCCGCCCCGGGGGGGGCGGGCCGACCGTCCGCACTCGTCAGCGGGGCGCCCGGCGCGGTCCGGCACGCCAGCCTTCCCAGTACGGCCCAGCACGCCCGGGTGCGGCCCACCACACCCAGGGAGCACATCAGCCCGTCCAATGCGGCCCAGCACGCCCGGCGCAGCCCACCGCATCAGCCCGCCCAGTACGGCCCAGCACGCCCCGGTGCGGCCCCGCACGCCCAGCAGCCCGGTGCGACGCAGCCTGCCCCAGCACGCCCAGTGCGCCCGGCCCGCCCAGCACGCCCAGCACGCCCAGTGCGACCCTGCCCGCCCCAGCACACCCCGCACGCCCCATCCCGCCCCCAGTGCGACTGGCCCCAGGGTGCCGGGCGGGTGGGTGGGAAACCCGCCGCGGTAGCGGCGGGACGGCTGCAGCGGCCCGGCACCCCGCGCCCCCACACCCGCCCGAGGCGGCGCACCCGGACAGTGCGACTGGCCCCACGATCACGGGCGGGCGGGCGGGGAAAACCCGCCGCGGTAGCGGCGGGACGGCTGCAGCGGCCCGGCACCCCGCACCCCGCACCCCGCACCAGCCAGGCCAGCGCCCCCGGACGGCACGCCGAGCAGCCCCACAGCACCCGCCCCCCACCCCCCGAGGGCGCCCTCGCCCGCCTACTCCCCGGGCCACTCCGGCTTCCGCTTCTCGTTGAACGCGGCCACGCCCTCCGCCCGGTCCCCGGAGAACGCCACCGAGCGCCAGGCCGCGTCCTCGACCTCCAGGCCGGCCCGGAGGTCGAGGCCGTGGCCGAGGCGCAGGGCGCGCTTGGCGGCGCGGAGGCCGACGGGGGAGTTGGCCGCGATGCGGGCCGCGAGGGCGAGGGCCTCGTCGCGGTCCTCGCCCGCCCCGGCGACGAGGTCGACGAGGCCCAACTCCTTGGCCTCGGCGGCCTCCACGCGCCGCGCGGAGAAGATCAGCTCGGCGGCCCGCGCCGCCCCCACGCGCCGGGGCAGGAGTTGCGTACCGCCGCCACCGGGGATCACGCCGACGGACACCTCGGGAAGGCCGACGACGGCGGTGGGGTCGGCGACGATGATGTCGCAGGACAGGGCGAGCTCGAAGCCGCCGCCGAGCGCGAAGCCGTGCACGGCGGCGACGGTCGGCATCGGCAGCTCCAGGACGCCGGTGTAGGCGGCGCGGGCGACGGGCCGCTGGCGCACCAACTCGGCGTCGGAGAAGGAGTTCCGCTCCTTGAGGTCGGCGCCGACGCAGAAGGCGCGCTCGTGGGTGGAGGTGAGCACCACGACGCGCGCGTCCGGGTCCGCGGCGAGCGCCGCGCAGGCCTCGCCGATCGACCGGGCCATGGCGCTGGACACGGCGTTCATGGCCTTCGGCCGGTCCAGCGCGAGCTCGGCCACGTACCCGTGCCGCCGGACCTCCACGAACTCCCCGAACCGACGCTCGCCCATGACCCCTCCACCTGACGGTTAACGACCGTTACCCGGCGATCATGTCAGCCGTCGGGCCCGTTGGGTACCCGGCACCGGGCGCGGGTCAGCCGCGGCGGGCGAGCAGCCAGGGCTCGACGATGCCGAGCCCGCGGACCGGCCGCTGCCACATGGGCTGCAGGGCGAAGCGGTAGCCGGGCGGCTCCTCGCCCTCCTTCTCGGCCTTCTCGGCCAGGGCGGCGGCCTCCGTCTCGGAGGCGGGCGCGTCGCCGGTGCGCACCAGTTCCTCGGCGAGCGCGCCGTCGACGAGCACGGCGTCGCGGGGCGCTATCGAGGTGAGCCGGGACGCGAGGTTCACGGTGGTGCCGAAGACGTCGCCCATGCGCGTGGTGACGGTGCCGAAGGCGATGCCGACGCGCAGCTCGGGCATGGTCTCGTCGTTGGCCATGGTCTCGATGAGGCGCAGCGCGATCTCCGCGGCGGTGCCCGCGTCGTCGGCGGCGTACAGGACCTCGTCGCCGAGGGTCTTGATGAGCCGCCCGCCGTGCGCGGCGACCAGGTCGGCGGCGGTGGTCTCGAACGCCTCGACCAGCTCGCCCAGTTCCTCCTCCTCCATGCGCCGGGTGAGCCGCGTGAAGCCGACCAGGTCGGCGAACCCGACGGCGAGCCGCCGGTCGACCATCTCCTCGTCGTCGGCGGCCTGCACGACGCGCCCGGTGGCGGCGGCGAGCTGGCGCCGCCACACGTACACCAGGAACTCCTCCAGCTCCGGCAGGAGCAGCTCCACCAGGGGGTACGTGACCTCGGTGCGGGTCATGCCCGGCTCGGGGGGCTCCGTCAGGCCCTCCAGGAAGGAGTCGATCTGCCATTCGGCCAGGCGGGCGGTGGTCTGCCCGGTGGAGCGCGCCACCTGGACGGCCATGGCCTCGCTGAGCAGCCCCGCCTCCACCAGACCGGCGAGCCGCCGCAGCGCGAGCACGTCGGCCTCGGTCAGGGCCTTGGCCTGGCCGATGTCCGGGAAGCCCATGGCGCGCCAGAAGCGCGAGGCCAGCTCCATGGAGACACCGGCGCTGCGGGCCGCCTGGAACGGGGTGTAGCGGCGGTCGGCGCCGAGGATGAGCTGTTCGAGGCGGAGCGCGAGCGGGTCCTTGTCGGCACCGTCGCCGCCGTCGGTGCTGTCCACACTGCCCGCGCGGTCCGGGCCGCCCGTGCCGTTCAGGCCCCCCGTGCCGTTCAGGCCGCGCACGCCGCTGCCGGGTCCGCTCCCGGCGAGGTCCGGTTCGTCCGGCTTCTCGTCGTCCGCGGGGGCGGCGGAGCCCTCGTCGGCCGCGCCGCTCGGGTCGCGTTGCGGGTAGGCCGATTCCGCCGGGCGGGGGTCACCGTCGGGGCCGGGGGGTGTGCCCTGGCCGGAGCCGGTGTCGTCGACGGTCACGCCTGCTGCCCTTCCGATCTGCCGTGGTCAGATATCGACCGGCGCCAACTTTACGGCAGGTGTGCCGCAGCTCACTCCCGACTCCGGCGTGCCGGGTCGCCCGATGCCGGCGGGGCACCCGCGCGGGACCGCGACCGCGGGTGTCGGGGCCCCTCTCAGCCCTCCCCCGCGGGCCGCAGATGCACCACGTCCCCCGCCCCCACCGGCTCCCGCACCCCGTCCTCCGTGGCGAGGACGAGCCGCCCGTCGCCGTCTACGGCCACGGCCTCGCCCGTGACGTCGCGCCCGCCGGGCAGTTCGGCGCGGACCCTGCGGCCGAGCGTGGCGCATCCGGCCGCGTACGCCTCCTGCAGGCGCGTCGACGCCGGGTCGCCGCCCGCCGCCCGCCACTTCCCGTACCAGTTCTCCACCTCGCGCAGCACGGCCCGCAGCACCGGATCGCGGTCGGTGCCCGCCGCCCCGGCGAGGGCGAGGGACCCGGCCCCGGGCACGGGCAGTTCGTCGGCGCGCAGGGAGACGTTGACGCCGACACCGACGACGATCCCGCCGCCGCCGACGGATCCGGCGCGCTCCGCGAGGATGCCGCCGGCCTTGCGCTCCTCGCCGTCGACAGCGACAAGAAGGTCGTTGGGCCACTTCAGGGCGGTGTCGACCCCGGCGGCGCGGGCGATGCCCGTGGCGACGGCGACGCCGGTGAGGAGGGGGAGCCACCCCCACCGCTCCACCGGTACGTCGTCCGGCTTGAGCAGGACGGAGAAGAACAGGCCGGAGCGCGGGGGCGCGCTCCAGCGCCGGTCGAGGCGCCCGCGCCCCGCGCTCTGCTCCTCGGCGACGAGGACGGCGCCCTCGGGCAGTTCGTCGGCGCGGGCGGCGAGGTCGGTGTTGGTGGAGCCGGTGGTGGCGACGACGTCGAGGGACGTCCACAGGCCGCCCTCGCGGACGAGGGCGCGGCGCAGCGCGGCGGCGGAGAGGGGCGGCCGATCCAGGTCGGACCAGCGGCTCGGGGGGTCGTTTGCGTCATTCGGCGGCGTCATGCAAGCCACCCTAGGTGTGGTAAACGCCGCACTGCACAGGCGTATGCGCGCCGATACGCTACGGGGCAGTAGCCAGCTGGCACAGAGTGCCACCAGCGCACGACCGTCACCCGCCCCAGTCCCCATTGAGCAGGCAGGGAGCCGCGACCCGATGTCCGAGCCGCAAGAGCCCACCAGGGCCGAAACGCCCGACACTGAGATCGACATCCACACGACGGCGGGCAAGCTCGCCGATCTGCGGCGCCGCATCGACGAGGCGAAGCACGCGGGTTCCGCGCGGGCGGTCGAGAAGCAGCACGCGAAGGGGAAGCTGACCGCGCGCGAGCGGGTCGAACTTCTTCTGGACGAGGGTTCGTTCGTCGAGCTGGACGAGTTCGCGCGGCACCGCTCCACGAACTTCGGCCTGGAGGCCAACCGGCCGTACGGCGACGGGGTGGTGACCGGATACGGCACGGTGGACGGCCGCCCGGTGGCGGTGTTCTCGCAGGACTTCACTGTGTTCGGCGGCGCGCTCGGCGAGGTCTTCGGCCAGAAGATCGTGAAGGTGATGGACTTCGCCCTGAAGACGGGCTGTCCGGTGGTCGGCATCAACGACTCGGGCGGCGCCCGCATCCAGGAGGGCGTGATGGCGCTCGGGATGTACGGGGAGATCTTCCGCAGGAACACCCACGCCTCCGGTGTGATCCCGCAGATCAGCCTCGTGGTCGGCCCGTGCGCGGGCGGCGCGGTGTACTCCCCCGCGATCACGGACTTCACGGTCATGGTCGACCAGACGTCGCACATGTTCATCACGGGCCCGGACGTCATCAAGACGGTCACCGGTGAGGACGTCGGCTTCGAGGAGCTGGGCGGCGCCCGCACGCACAACGCGACCTCGGGCGTGGCGCACCACATGGCGGGTGACGAGAAGGACGCCATCGAGTACGTGAAGTCGCTCCTGTCGTACCTGCCGTCGAACAACCTGACCGAGCCCCCGGCCTTCCCCGAGGAGGCGGACCTCGAACCGTCCGACGAGGACCGCGAGCTGGACACGCTCGTGCCGGACAGCGCGAACCAGCCGTACGACATGCACACGGTCCTCGAACACGTCCTGGACGACGCCGAGTTCTTCGAGACCCAGCCGTTGTTCGCGCCGAACATCATCACGGGCTTCGGCCGCGTCGAGGGCCACCCGGTGGGCCTGGTCGCCAACCAGCCGATGCAGTTCGCGGGCTGTCTGGACATCGACGCGTCCGAGAAGGCGGCGCGGTTCGTGCGCACCTGCGACGCGTTCAACGTGCCCGTGATCACCTTCGTGGACGTGCCGGGCTTCCTGCCGGGCGTGGACCAGGAGCACACGGGCATCATCCGCCGCGGCGCCAAGCTCATCTACGCCTACGCCGAGGCCACGGTCCCCCTCATCACCGTCATCACACGCAAGGCGTTCGGCGGGGCGTACGACGTGATGGGCTCCAAGCACCTGGGCGCCGATCTGAACCTGGCCTGGCCGACGGCGCAGATCGCGGTGATGGGCGCGCAGGGCGCGGTGAACATCCTGCACCGCCGCACGATCGCGGCGGCCGAGCCCGAGGCCCAGGAGGCCACCCGGGCCCGCCTGATCCAGGAGTACGAGGACGCGCTCCTGAACCCGTACACGGCGGCCGAGCGCGGCTACATCGACGCCGTGATCCTGCCGTCCGAGACCCGCTCGCACCTCGTCCGGGGCCTGCGTCAGCTGCGGACGAAGCGGGAATCCCTGCCTCCGAAGAAGCACGGCAACATCCCGCTGTAGCCCGCGCCGACCACTTCACCAGCGCCGCCCGCTCACCCGCTTAGCCCGATTCACCCGCTTCGCCCGCTTCGTCCCCGAAGGGAGCCACTGTGATCAAGGTCGTACGGGGCAATCCCACCCCTGAGGAGCTGGCCGCCGCCCTGGCGGTGGTCCAGGCGCGCGCCGCGGCGGCAGCGCACGCGCCGTCCGGCGCGCCCCCGGTCCCGGCCGCCTGGGCGGACCCGGCGCGGGTGGCCCGCGAGCGGCTGCCCGCTCCGGGCGCGGCGGCGTGGAGCCGCACGTACTGGCCGGGGTGACCCGAGGTGCCCGTGGGGCGCGCGCGATCCGTGCGCGCCCCACGATCCGCCCCCGGATCAGCTCCCGAGCACCGACCCGAAGCTCTTGTTCTGGTAGGTGAGGCCGAACGCCTTCTCGCTGAGCGCGTACGCCCCGGTCGTCGTGACCCCGGCCGAGGACCCGCGCAGCACCCAGTCCGAGCCGTCGGACCAGCGCGCCCCGGCGAACACGTCCTCGTCGGCCGCCGCGACGACGACCTCGGCCCGGCCGTCGCCGTCGGTGTCCTGCACGCGGACGGCGGAGCCGAAGCGGTCGTCGTCCTCGGCGGCGCCGGGCACGCCCGCCGTGCTCTGGTTCAGGGCCTGCGCGCCCGCGCCGGTGAGGCCGGACGCGGAGCCCTTGAGGAGGGTGACGGCGCCGGTCGCGACGCGGCCGTCCACGTCCTCGGCGGGCGCGCCGACCGCTACGTCCGCGTAACCGTCGCCGTCGACGTCACCGACCGCGGCACTCGCCCCGAACTCGTCGCCGCCCTCGTCCACGCCCGGCACACCCGGGCTGTCCTGGTCGAGGACCGTCTTGCCGCCGGTGCCGGGGCCCGCGGGGCCGCCGTAGTAGACGCCGACGCCGCCGCCCTTGGCGAGGTCGTAGTCGGTGACGACGACGTCGGCGTAGCCGTCCTTGTCGATGTCGCCGGAACCCTTCAGGCCGATGCGGGTCGGGGGCAGCGCCGCGGGCCGGTCGGTGAACGTCATGCCGTCACGGCCTCCGGCCCAGTGGCCGAACCAGCCGTTCAGCTCGTCGCCCTCGATGTTCTCGATGCCGGAGGCCAGCAGGTCGTCGTCGCCGTCACCGTCGTAGTCGCCGGCGTCCAGGCGCTCGACGATCCGGAAGCCGTCACCGCCGCCCATGCTCAGCCGCCGCTGCTCGGGCGCCCTGGTGCGGGTGAAGCCGTCGCCGGACATGCTGACGCCGCCGTAGTACGAGTGCGTGGCGAGCTGCTGCCTGCCGTCGCCGTCGAAGTCGCCGACGGCCACGGACCGGCCGTAGTGCAGGTCGAGGCCGGGGTGCGGCGTCGCCGTGCTCAGGCCGCCGTTGTTCAGGCCGCCCCGGCCGCCCCACAGGACGGTCATGAGCCCGGCGTCGTCGTTCTCGCCCGGGACGCCGACGACCAGGTCGGTGTACCCGTCGCCGTCGAGGTCCCCGGTGTCGTACGCCCCGCCGAACTGGTCCCCGGCCTCCGGGACGCCCGGCACCTTCGACGAGGCCTGGCTGATCAGCGCCTTGCGGCCGCCCTCGACGCCCCGCGCGGTGCCGTAGAGGACGGCGACGTGCCCGGCCTTCTTGACGCCGTTCACGGTGGCCTTGGGGGTGGCGAGCACCACGTCTCCGTAGCCGTCGCCGTTGAAGTCGGCGGCCTCAGAGGCAGCGGGGGCGGCGGGGGCCGCCGCGGCTGTGCCGGACAGCGGGACCAGCAGGCCCGCGGTGGCCGTCACGGCCGTGGCCGCCGCGGTCAGGACACTTCTGCGCATCTCGCGCATATGGGTTCGCTCCGTTCCCTGGAATCCCTCGACTGGTTGACACCGGGCGGCGCGCGAGGGTTGTACGG from Streptomyces flavofungini includes:
- a CDS encoding GGDEF domain-containing protein produces the protein MGEDIRLRAVVALAQGMAAAHTPRESWRAAAQGALLALGGSFAALSVWERERGRLRVLANVGERAPGEEEFPDGEAYPVHQFPEITEFLHERWAGGGEPHAWVETAGGPGDRERAGYCHQRVAALRRRGRGCCVVAPVVLHGRAWGELYVARPVGEHVFERGDADFASVLAAVVAAGIAQTERLEEARRLAFTDSLTGLANRRAVDLRLDEAVERHRAEGAVVSLVVCDLNGLKRVNDTLGHAVGDRLLERFGSVLSLCGAMLPGALAARLGGDEFCLLSVGPSADEVVRVADELCVRADELELGDGVACGVASTGDPIGAVRSARRLFRLADAAQYRAKAAGAAKPVVAGREGAAGGEDAVITLADSARPAGAGAAERRRFRGR
- a CDS encoding adenylate/guanylate cyclase domain-containing protein; the encoded protein is MTVDDTGSGQGTPPGPDGDPRPAESAYPQRDPSGAADEGSAAPADDEKPDEPDLAGSGPGSGVRGLNGTGGLNGTGGPDRAGSVDSTDGGDGADKDPLALRLEQLILGADRRYTPFQAARSAGVSMELASRFWRAMGFPDIGQAKALTEADVLALRRLAGLVEAGLLSEAMAVQVARSTGQTTARLAEWQIDSFLEGLTEPPEPGMTRTEVTYPLVELLLPELEEFLVYVWRRQLAAATGRVVQAADDEEMVDRRLAVGFADLVGFTRLTRRMEEEELGELVEAFETTAADLVAAHGGRLIKTLGDEVLYAADDAGTAAEIALRLIETMANDETMPELRVGIAFGTVTTRMGDVFGTTVNLASRLTSIAPRDAVLVDGALAEELVRTGDAPASETEAAALAEKAEKEGEEPPGYRFALQPMWQRPVRGLGIVEPWLLARRG
- a CDS encoding biotin--[acetyl-CoA-carboxylase] ligase, with protein sequence MTPPNDANDPPSRWSDLDRPPLSAAALRRALVREGGLWTSLDVVATTGSTNTDLAARADELPEGAVLVAEEQSAGRGRLDRRWSAPPRSGLFFSVLLKPDDVPVERWGWLPLLTGVAVATGIARAAGVDTALKWPNDLLVAVDGEERKAGGILAERAGSVGGGGIVVGVGVNVSLRADELPVPGAGSLALAGAAGTDRDPVLRAVLREVENWYGKWRAAGGDPASTRLQEAYAAGCATLGRRVRAELPGGRDVTGEAVAVDGDGRLVLATEDGVREPVGAGDVVHLRPAGEG
- a CDS encoding FG-GAP repeat protein, which produces MREMRRSVLTAAATAVTATAGLLVPLSGTAAAAPAAPAASEAADFNGDGYGDVVLATPKATVNGVKKAGHVAVLYGTARGVEGGRKALISQASSKVPGVPEAGDQFGGAYDTGDLDGDGYTDLVVGVPGENDDAGLMTVLWGGRGGLNNGGLSTATPHPGLDLHYGRSVAVGDFDGDGRQQLATHSYYGGVSMSGDGFTRTRAPEQRRLSMGGGDGFRIVERLDAGDYDGDGDDDLLASGIENIEGDELNGWFGHWAGGRDGMTFTDRPAALPPTRIGLKGSGDIDKDGYADVVVTDYDLAKGGGVGVYYGGPAGPGTGGKTVLDQDSPGVPGVDEGGDEFGASAAVGDVDGDGYADVAVGAPAEDVDGRVATGAVTLLKGSASGLTGAGAQALNQSTAGVPGAAEDDDRFGSAVRVQDTDGDGRAEVVVAAADEDVFAGARWSDGSDWVLRGSSAGVTTTGAYALSEKAFGLTYQNKSFGSVLGS
- a CDS encoding acyl-CoA carboxylase epsilon subunit, giving the protein MIKVVRGNPTPEELAAALAVVQARAAAAAHAPSGAPPVPAAWADPARVARERLPAPGAAAWSRTYWPG
- a CDS encoding enoyl-CoA hydratase/isomerase family protein, with the translated sequence MGERRFGEFVEVRRHGYVAELALDRPKAMNAVSSAMARSIGEACAALAADPDARVVVLTSTHERAFCVGADLKERNSFSDAELVRQRPVARAAYTGVLELPMPTVAAVHGFALGGGFELALSCDIIVADPTAVVGLPEVSVGVIPGGGGTQLLPRRVGAARAAELIFSARRVEAAEAKELGLVDLVAGAGEDRDEALALAARIAANSPVGLRAAKRALRLGHGLDLRAGLEVEDAAWRSVAFSGDRAEGVAAFNEKRKPEWPGE
- a CDS encoding acyl-CoA carboxylase subunit beta, whose translation is MSEPQEPTRAETPDTEIDIHTTAGKLADLRRRIDEAKHAGSARAVEKQHAKGKLTARERVELLLDEGSFVELDEFARHRSTNFGLEANRPYGDGVVTGYGTVDGRPVAVFSQDFTVFGGALGEVFGQKIVKVMDFALKTGCPVVGINDSGGARIQEGVMALGMYGEIFRRNTHASGVIPQISLVVGPCAGGAVYSPAITDFTVMVDQTSHMFITGPDVIKTVTGEDVGFEELGGARTHNATSGVAHHMAGDEKDAIEYVKSLLSYLPSNNLTEPPAFPEEADLEPSDEDRELDTLVPDSANQPYDMHTVLEHVLDDAEFFETQPLFAPNIITGFGRVEGHPVGLVANQPMQFAGCLDIDASEKAARFVRTCDAFNVPVITFVDVPGFLPGVDQEHTGIIRRGAKLIYAYAEATVPLITVITRKAFGGAYDVMGSKHLGADLNLAWPTAQIAVMGAQGAVNILHRRTIAAAEPEAQEATRARLIQEYEDALLNPYTAAERGYIDAVILPSETRSHLVRGLRQLRTKRESLPPKKHGNIPL
- the hutH gene encoding histidine ammonia-lyase, giving the protein MQTVVLGTTGTTAEDVVAVARHNARVELGEDAVTALAAAREIVDALAAKPDPVYGVSTGFGALATRHIGPDLRAQLQRNIVRSHAAGMGPRVEREVVRALMFLRLKTVCSGHTGVRPEVAQTMADILNAGITPVVHEYGSLGCSGDLAPLSHCALTLMGEGEAEGPDGELKPAGELLAAHGITPVELREKEGLALLNGTDGMLGMLVMALADLDTLYKSADVTAALSLEALLGTDKVLAPELHAIRPHPGQSASAANMLAVLASSGLTGHHQDDAPRVQDAYSVRCAPQVAGAGRDTLAHARTVAERELASAVDNPVVLPGGTSQAFGTGGGRVESNGNFHGAPVAYVLDFLAIAAADLGSIAERRTDRLLDKNRSHGLPPFLADDAGVDSGLMIAQYTQAALVSEMKRLAVPASVDSIPSSAMQEDHVSMGWSAARKLRTAVANLNRIIAVELYAATRAIELRTGLTPAPASRAAIEAVRKAGVEGPGPDRFLAPDLEAADTFVREGRLVAAVEQVTGPLA